In the Defluviitalea raffinosedens genome, one interval contains:
- the uxuA gene encoding mannonate dehydratase, with translation MKMILRWFPEGNDSVTLEQIRQIPGVSGVAACLIDIPVGDVWPLERLQAMKKEINDAGLEVEVIESVNIHEDIKKGLPTRDQYIENYIKTLENLSKIGIKCLCYNFMPVLDWARSELALPLEDGSYAMAYRHETVLKMNPNNMADVMQSQSLGYALPGWEPERLSVMQKDIEFYQSMSTETYWENMKYFLDAVIPYAEKYDIKMAIHPDDPPWPLYGLPKVISNAENIRKFLSLNDSPYNGLTLCTGSLGADLNNDIPAICREFSSQGRVHFAHIRNIKHLSEKDFNETAHLSECGDLDLFEIVKAFHDTDFNGYIRPDHGRMIWGEKARPGYGLYDRALGANYILGLWEAITKMKEGK, from the coding sequence ATGAAGATGATCCTACGTTGGTTTCCAGAAGGAAACGATAGTGTCACTCTGGAGCAAATCCGGCAAATACCTGGCGTATCTGGAGTTGCCGCTTGCCTGATTGATATTCCTGTTGGGGATGTCTGGCCTTTAGAGCGATTACAAGCTATGAAAAAGGAAATAAACGATGCTGGTTTAGAAGTAGAAGTTATTGAAAGTGTTAACATCCATGAAGACATCAAAAAAGGATTGCCTACCAGAGATCAATATATTGAAAATTATATAAAAACACTCGAAAACTTGTCCAAAATAGGCATCAAATGTCTTTGCTACAACTTTATGCCCGTACTGGACTGGGCACGAAGTGAATTAGCTTTACCTTTAGAAGATGGCTCATATGCAATGGCTTATCGCCATGAAACAGTTTTAAAAATGAATCCTAATAATATGGCTGATGTCATGCAAAGCCAATCCTTAGGTTATGCTCTTCCCGGCTGGGAACCCGAACGTCTCAGCGTAATGCAGAAAGATATTGAGTTTTATCAATCAATGTCTACAGAAACCTACTGGGAAAATATGAAATACTTTTTAGATGCCGTAATTCCTTATGCAGAAAAATATGATATCAAAATGGCTATCCATCCGGATGATCCACCGTGGCCACTTTATGGATTGCCAAAAGTAATCTCCAATGCTGAAAATATTAGAAAGTTTTTATCTTTAAATGATAGCCCATATAACGGCCTGACTTTATGCACTGGCTCCCTTGGTGCTGACTTAAATAATGATATCCCTGCAATCTGTCGTGAATTTTCTTCTCAAGGCAGAGTCCATTTTGCCCATATTCGTAATATTAAACATCTCTCTGAAAAAGATTTTAACGAAACAGCTCATTTAAGCGAATGTGGAGATTTAGATTTATTTGAAATAGTAAAGGCATTTCATGATACTGATTTTAATGGATATATCAGACCAGATCATGGAAGAATGATATGGGGAGAGAAAGCAAGACCCGGATATGGTTTATATGACAGAGCATTAGGTGCTAACTATATTTTAGGTCTTTGGGAAGCCATCACTAAAATGAAAGAAGGTAAATAA
- a CDS encoding asparaginase — protein sequence MKKVAVIFTGGTISMKADERLKAAIPALSGEEILAKVTGIEKMAHIEPFVYGNYPGPHITPEMMLELSKITKEFIDRPDIAGVIITHGTDSLEETAYFLDLILHEQKPVVVTGAMRNSSELGYDGPANLAASICTVCSSESMNKGVLVVMNNQVNSADEVTKTHTLALDTFQSMDFGPLGIVDQDKVIYYRKRKSRQHILTDTIEPRIALIKAGAGMDSSFIKFSVDSGMKGIVIEGMGRGNVPPQMVEGIQYAISKNIPVVLVSRCPKGRVLDSYGYPGGGKELRDLGVILGDNMSGQKARIKLMLILGITNDMNEVKNLFEKGLYSTI from the coding sequence TTGAAAAAAGTAGCTGTAATTTTTACTGGCGGAACGATATCCATGAAAGCGGATGAGCGGTTAAAGGCAGCCATTCCCGCTCTATCCGGTGAAGAAATTTTGGCAAAGGTAACTGGTATTGAAAAAATGGCTCATATTGAACCATTTGTATATGGGAATTATCCGGGACCTCATATCACTCCTGAAATGATGCTGGAATTATCAAAAATTACAAAAGAGTTTATAGATCGTCCAGATATCGCTGGAGTAATTATTACCCATGGTACGGATAGCTTGGAAGAAACAGCTTATTTTCTGGATTTAATTTTACATGAGCAAAAGCCCGTGGTCGTAACTGGGGCGATGAGAAACAGTTCTGAGCTTGGCTATGATGGTCCTGCTAACTTGGCAGCTTCCATTTGTACAGTATGTTCCAGCGAATCAATGAACAAAGGCGTATTGGTTGTCATGAATAATCAGGTAAATTCAGCGGACGAGGTGACAAAAACCCATACCTTGGCTTTGGATACCTTTCAAAGTATGGATTTTGGCCCCTTGGGTATAGTGGACCAGGATAAAGTAATTTATTATCGAAAGAGAAAAAGCAGACAGCATATTTTGACCGATACTATTGAGCCTAGAATTGCTCTTATTAAAGCAGGAGCAGGAATGGATTCTTCTTTTATAAAATTCAGCGTAGATTCCGGTATGAAAGGCATTGTGATTGAAGGTATGGGACGGGGTAACGTACCCCCTCAGATGGTAGAAGGTATACAATATGCTATTTCGAAGAATATTCCAGTGGTACTGGTATCCAGATGTCCGAAGGGCAGAGTATTGGATTCATACGGTTATCCTGGAGGGGGAAAAGAGTTAAGAGATTTAGGGGTGATCCTTGGAGATAATATGTCAGGACAGAAGGCAAGAATAAAGCTTATGCTTATTTTAGGTATAACCAATGATATGAACGAAGTAAAAAATCTGTTTGAAAAAGGATTATACAGCACAATATAA
- a CDS encoding C4-dicarboxylate TRAP transporter substrate-binding protein, translating into MKKLLSILLTAMMSVSVLAGCSSGGSTGTSSSNKSNDKVYTLKMSTQLNDGSPFVEGFKAWAEAVKERTDGKLLIEVYPSAALGSDEDVIEQALEGVNVAVLTDGGRMANYVSDIGIINAAYIGDNYEEMIKITESETFKGWVDELSSQHGIEVLNFGWYDGPRHFLTNKPIKSPADLTNMLIRTPGADVWSKSIAALGATPASLGWNDVYNGVQTKVIDGAEGQTSASYPARLYEVLKYMSKTGHIQLMNGIIVGEKWFSTLPEEYQTILKEECAKAAAEASKVVMEKASEYEAEMAKNGMTIIEADEIDIAAFKEAAEKAYEDLGYVELRQKIYEEIGK; encoded by the coding sequence ATGAAAAAATTATTATCAATTTTACTGACTGCTATGATGTCAGTATCAGTATTGGCAGGTTGTAGTTCAGGAGGTTCAACGGGTACATCTTCTTCTAATAAGAGTAATGATAAGGTTTACACTTTGAAGATGTCCACACAGTTAAATGATGGAAGTCCTTTTGTTGAAGGCTTTAAAGCATGGGCTGAAGCTGTAAAAGAAAGAACAGATGGGAAATTACTTATTGAAGTTTATCCAAGTGCAGCATTAGGTAGTGACGAAGACGTTATTGAACAAGCTTTAGAAGGCGTAAATGTTGCCGTATTAACCGATGGCGGTCGTATGGCAAACTATGTGTCTGATATTGGGATCATCAATGCAGCTTATATTGGTGATAACTATGAAGAAATGATTAAAATCACAGAATCTGAAACATTCAAAGGATGGGTGGATGAGTTATCCTCCCAACACGGAATTGAGGTTTTAAACTTTGGATGGTATGATGGACCACGTCATTTCTTGACCAATAAACCTATTAAATCTCCAGCAGATTTAACAAATATGTTGATTAGAACTCCTGGAGCGGATGTTTGGTCTAAATCTATTGCGGCTTTAGGTGCTACTCCTGCATCTCTTGGCTGGAACGATGTATATAATGGTGTTCAAACAAAAGTAATCGACGGTGCAGAAGGGCAAACATCTGCTTCTTATCCTGCAAGACTTTATGAAGTTTTAAAGTATATGAGCAAAACAGGTCACATTCAATTGATGAACGGTATTATCGTTGGAGAAAAATGGTTTAGCACACTTCCAGAAGAATATCAGACCATTTTAAAAGAAGAATGTGCAAAAGCTGCAGCTGAAGCATCTAAAGTAGTTATGGAAAAAGCATCAGAATATGAAGCTGAAATGGCTAAGAATGGTATGACTATTATTGAAGCAGATGAGATTGATATTGCAGCATTCAAAGAAGCAGCAGAAAAAGCTTATGAAGATCTTGGTTATGTTGAATTAAGACAAAAAATTTATGAAGAGATTGGAAAATAA
- a CDS encoding TRAP transporter large permease: MLTVVIVFFALLILGMPVAFAIGISGATFFFTNDVPYSIVVQKVVSGTQSFTLLAIPLFIFAGNLMNHTGITSRMIKLSNVLVGHMHGHIGQVSIVMSTLMGGVSGSANADAAMESRILGPDMVKRGYSRGWGAAINGLSSLITATIPPSMGLIIYGSVGEVSIGRLFVAGIVPGIIMAIALMIAVDVSAKKRNYKPERTNRASFGEIAKAFADCIWALLFPVILIVGIRFGLMTPSEAGAFAAFYAIIVGAFIHKELTLKTFIQTLKDSVRDIGVIMLIVAISGIFGYGIVFDRVPQTLASLLVGITSSKEIMLLIIILFLIIAGMFVETTVCALLLTPILLPIVTSVGVDPVHFGVLMMTVVTAGIMTPPVGIALYTVSDIMDCTPEETVKEAIPFYIAILAVVLIIAFFPDLILLLPNLVYGS; this comes from the coding sequence GTGTTAACAGTTGTTATAGTATTCTTTGCTTTATTGATTCTCGGTATGCCTGTAGCATTTGCCATAGGGATATCAGGAGCGACATTCTTTTTTACTAATGACGTACCTTATTCTATTGTAGTTCAAAAAGTAGTGTCAGGTACCCAATCGTTCACTCTTTTGGCAATTCCGTTATTTATTTTTGCTGGTAATTTGATGAATCATACGGGTATTACCTCCAGAATGATTAAACTGTCAAATGTTTTAGTTGGTCATATGCATGGACATATCGGACAAGTAAGTATTGTTATGAGTACCCTGATGGGTGGAGTATCCGGTAGTGCCAATGCGGATGCAGCTATGGAATCCAGAATTCTTGGCCCTGACATGGTAAAAAGAGGATATTCAAGAGGTTGGGGTGCGGCGATAAATGGTTTATCTTCTTTGATTACTGCTACCATACCTCCCAGCATGGGATTAATCATTTATGGATCTGTCGGAGAAGTTTCAATAGGACGATTATTCGTTGCAGGAATCGTACCTGGTATTATAATGGCAATAGCATTAATGATAGCAGTAGATGTTAGTGCAAAGAAAAGAAATTATAAACCAGAAAGAACAAATAGAGCTTCATTTGGTGAAATAGCTAAAGCTTTTGCGGATTGTATTTGGGCACTTTTATTCCCTGTTATTTTAATTGTAGGAATTCGTTTTGGATTAATGACTCCATCAGAAGCAGGAGCTTTTGCAGCATTTTATGCAATTATTGTTGGTGCATTTATTCACAAAGAATTGACGCTTAAAACATTTATTCAAACATTAAAGGATAGCGTAAGAGATATTGGAGTGATCATGCTAATTGTTGCAATTTCCGGTATCTTTGGATATGGTATTGTTTTTGACAGAGTTCCTCAGACTTTAGCATCTTTATTGGTTGGTATTACATCCAGTAAGGAAATTATGCTTCTCATCATTATTTTATTCTTAATTATTGCGGGAATGTTTGTTGAAACAACTGTATGTGCTTTATTATTAACACCTATTTTATTGCCGATTGTTACCAGTGTTGGAGTAGATCCGGTTCACTTCGGAGTCCTTATGATGACTGTTGTAACAGCAGGGATTATGACACCACCGGTTGGAATTGCTCTGTATACAGTTTCTGATATAATGGACTGTACTCCGGAAGAAACAGTAAAAGAAGCTATACCATTTTATATTGCAATTTTAGCTGTTGTTTTGATCATAGCATTCTTCCCTGACTTAATTTTACTGTTGCCAAATTTGGTATATGGAAGTTAA
- a CDS encoding TRAP transporter small permease: MKKAYYYFSKVEEFLACLMLMSVVTLVFASALFRTAGHPLNWASDVAQLLFAWSIFFGVDLSMREKSLIKVDMLLQKLPVKTRKYLQILWQIVIIVFLISLIVYGIPLCINSIDRKFSNMNLSYSWATASVPVGSILLTITSVMNLVKMFRSEDGTYAEEGGKDLC; this comes from the coding sequence ATGAAAAAAGCTTATTACTACTTTTCTAAAGTAGAGGAATTTTTAGCTTGCTTAATGCTTATGTCAGTTGTAACGCTGGTATTTGCTTCAGCTTTATTCAGAACTGCAGGTCATCCGTTAAACTGGGCCAGTGATGTTGCACAGCTTTTATTTGCCTGGTCTATTTTCTTCGGTGTAGATCTGTCGATGAGAGAAAAAAGCTTAATTAAAGTTGATATGTTGCTTCAAAAGTTACCGGTTAAGACAAGAAAATATCTGCAGATTTTATGGCAAATTGTTATTATAGTTTTTTTAATTTCATTAATTGTTTATGGAATTCCCTTGTGTATTAACAGTATCGACAGAAAGTTTTCTAACATGAATTTAAGTTATTCCTGGGCAACTGCCAGTGTTCCAGTAGGAAGTATATTGCTTACTATTACATCAGTAATGAATTTGGTTAAGATGTTTAGGTCAGAAGATGGAACATACGCCGAAGAAGGAGGTAAAGATCTGTGTTAA
- the rbr gene encoding rubrerythrin, whose translation MKSLKGTRTAENLLKSFAGESQARNRYTYYASVAKKEGYVQIANIFTETADNEKEHAKRFFKFLSADPELNGTALQITADYPIALGNTLENLKAAASGENEEWSDLYPAFADIAAEEGFSEIAAVYRKIADAEKRHETRFNKLAANLENGTVFKKDEVVLWKCNNCGYIHEGTEAPKLCPACAHPQSYFEVFVETY comes from the coding sequence ATGAAATCACTAAAAGGCACCAGAACGGCTGAAAACTTACTTAAATCTTTTGCTGGAGAATCTCAGGCAAGAAACCGTTATACATATTATGCATCTGTTGCGAAAAAAGAAGGTTATGTGCAAATTGCAAATATCTTTACTGAAACTGCTGACAACGAAAAAGAACACGCAAAAAGATTTTTTAAATTCTTAAGTGCTGATCCTGAATTAAACGGAACGGCTCTTCAAATCACTGCAGACTATCCTATTGCATTAGGAAATACCTTAGAAAATCTCAAAGCTGCTGCATCCGGAGAAAATGAGGAATGGTCAGATCTTTATCCTGCTTTTGCAGATATAGCTGCTGAAGAAGGCTTCTCTGAAATCGCTGCAGTATACAGAAAAATAGCAGATGCAGAAAAAAGACATGAAACAAGATTTAATAAATTAGCAGCAAATCTTGAAAATGGTACTGTATTCAAGAAAGATGAAGTTGTTTTATGGAAATGCAATAACTGCGGATATATCCATGAAGGAACAGAAGCTCCAAAGCTTTGCCCGGCTTGTGCTCATCCTCAATCTTACTTTGAAGTATTCGTTGAAACATATTAA
- a CDS encoding GntR family transcriptional regulator has translation MNLTLNQISNIGDSIYYSLRKEIIELNLEPGEPLVIKEIAQKLGVSRSPVRDSIIKLGKEGLVDIFAQRGTYVSKIDLKRVEEEKFIRSSLEEKAILLFMNCYDDSSIIKLESLIEMQNISLQNQDYISFLDYDDEFHSIFFNVAEKEMSWNLIESISGHYRRLRLITLWDLEISEDVIKQHRQIIHYIKEKNIDMILQSIRQHFARIISQKDNIVEKYPSYFKQNFNDSFLGRSFR, from the coding sequence ATGAACTTAACATTAAATCAAATTTCGAATATAGGAGACAGCATCTATTATAGTTTAAGAAAAGAAATTATTGAACTGAACTTAGAACCGGGAGAACCACTTGTTATTAAAGAGATCGCACAAAAGTTGGGAGTAAGCCGTTCCCCCGTTCGTGATAGCATTATTAAATTGGGTAAAGAAGGACTAGTTGATATTTTTGCACAAAGAGGCACTTATGTTTCTAAAATAGATTTGAAAAGAGTTGAAGAAGAAAAATTTATCAGAAGCAGTTTGGAAGAGAAAGCAATTTTACTATTCATGAACTGTTATGATGATAGCTCTATTATTAAATTAGAAAGCTTAATTGAGATGCAAAATATAAGCTTACAGAATCAGGATTATATTTCTTTCTTAGATTATGATGATGAGTTTCATTCGATATTTTTTAATGTTGCGGAAAAGGAAATGTCATGGAATTTAATTGAGAGTATTTCCGGTCATTATAGAAGACTGCGGTTAATTACATTGTGGGATTTAGAAATTTCAGAAGATGTGATAAAGCAACATAGACAGATTATCCATTATATAAAAGAGAAGAATATCGATATGATCCTTCAGTCAATCCGTCAGCATTTCGCCCGAATTATATCTCAAAAAGATAATATTGTTGAAAAATATCCGAGCTATTTTAAACAAAATTTCAATGATAGCTTTTTAGGTAGAAGTTTCAGGTGA